A single region of the Corticium candelabrum chromosome 15, ooCorCand1.1, whole genome shotgun sequence genome encodes:
- the LOC134191175 gene encoding uncharacterized protein LOC134191175 yields the protein MTAVTIKRILKQKEFSEKGSLSRLHEESTYMNFCRYLEDVEGGAVEETLCDLLAFFTACEMVPVMGFDPEPTLCFNEHDIFPTALTCAHQLVLPTRYHDDEQKFKAAMSTGLQFYGGYGKK from the exons ATGACGGCTG TTACCATTAAGAGGATTTTGAAACAGAAAGAGTTCTCTGAAAAGGGATCTCTATCACGCTTACACGAAGAGTCAACATACATGAACTTCTGTCGTTATCTAGAAGATGTTGAAG GTGGAGCAGTGGAAGAAACGTTATGCGATCTGTTGGCGTTTTTCACGGCGTGTGAAATGGTGCCAGTGATGGGGTTCGATCCAGAACCGACTTTGTGCTTTAATGAACACGACATTTTTCCAACGGCATTAACGTGTGCCCACCAACTGGTTCTCCCAACTCGGTATCATGACGACGAACAAAAGTTTAAGGCAGCCATGAGCACGGGCTTACAGTTCTACGGTGGATATGGGAAAAAGTAA
- the LOC134191391 gene encoding uncharacterized protein LOC134191391, translating to MSDNGMVVRLAVEYEVSSVVVADKTSKRFRISSRIGAAAIVCVLILAISAPATTLGKSTTAEQEDAHKLVERRTVDINEPVNSIQDDMPTLSLPPNLAIDINVQHERPTLWFSKECGNSVGGRSYNDSKYHAFTTHETATQFDVWYEKFQNRIAAVRTTLTSGSLHRHGLHSHPRTRDTARETVRLGSDDELARIETYTDKSYGGSGNDVITHLTLVSRGGRVWSIGDRSGRFCRIRVPTGYRAVGVFGRSGWLLDSIGVIAATDGREYEIGSEDYDASGILGK from the exons ATGTCTGACAATGGAATGGTCGTG AGATTAGCTGTGGAATACGAAGTCTCTAGTGTTGTCGTAGCCGATAAAACGTCCAAGCGGTTTCGCATCAGTTCGAGAATTGGTGCCGCTGCCATCGTCTGCGTTCTCATTCTGGCGATTTCGGCTCCTGCAACAACACTCGGCAAATCGACTACAGCAGAACAAGAAGACGCACACAAATTAGTCGAACGCCGCACAGTTGACATCAACGAGCCAGTCAATTCGATACAAGACGACATGCCTACTCTGTCTTTACCACCTAATTTAG CTATTGATATAAATGTACAACACGAACGACCAACGTTGTGGTTCAGCAAAGAATGCGGGAATTCAGTCGGCGGAAGGTCGTACAACGACAGCAAATATCACGCATTCACAACTCACGAAACGGCCACCCAATTCGACGTGTGGTACgaaaaatttcaaaacagAATTGCCGCCGTCCGAACGACGCTAACTTCCGGCTCTCTTCATCGTCACGGATTGCACTCGCATCCTCGCACGAGAGACACGGCACGCGAAACGGTCCGTTTGGGTTCGGACGACGAACTGGCGCGAATCGAAACGTACACGGACAAAAGCTACGGCGGAAGTGGAAACGACGTGATAACTCATTTGACGTTGGTCTCGCGGGGAGGAAGAGTTTGGTCGATCGGTGATCGATCGGGAAGGTTTTGTAGGATCCGGGTTCCGACTGGCTATCGGGCTGTCGGTGTTTTTGGTCGATCCGGGTGGTTGCTTGACTCAATCGGTGTTATTGCTGCGACAGATGGTCGAGAATACGAGATTGGCTCGGAGGACTACGACGCGTCAGGAATTCTTGG AAAATAG